One part of the Maridesulfovibrio bastinii DSM 16055 genome encodes these proteins:
- a CDS encoding protoporphyrinogen/coproporphyrinogen oxidase produces the protein MKAEYIILGAGPTGLGALHRLKERGEDSVILLEKNSYPGGLASSFTDEKGFIWDIGGHVVFSHYEYYDRLLDSLLCDNFLEHQRESFVRAAATWVPYPFQNNIRHLPPEVRWDCVKALLPGMRSEKAPANFKEWILKIFGEGIARYFMLPYNFKVWATHPEDMDFSWIGERISIVDLRSVLKNILLERDQVSWGPNNTFKFPLKGGTGEIYRKLAARYEDNIIYNTKAVRIDTAQKIITDHLGNSFSYNNLLSTLPLDLLVTKLIPDSKTSLINAAAKLKHNSVFVGGIGLSESRPDSRCWMYFPERDCPFYRMTNFHNYSPNNTPVPGSGRALMCEVSHSNQKPEKLDSMLAEIEQGLVNTGLIGTAERNKIISRWSINVDYGYPVPCLERNEALKLLQPELEKLDIYSRGRFGGWKYEVSNMDHSVMQGVEWADRMVSGQPETTYRI, from the coding sequence ATGAAAGCTGAATATATTATTCTCGGAGCAGGTCCCACGGGGCTTGGAGCATTGCACAGGCTTAAAGAACGGGGAGAGGATTCCGTTATCCTTCTGGAAAAAAATTCCTATCCCGGCGGGCTGGCTTCAAGCTTTACGGACGAAAAAGGATTTATCTGGGATATCGGCGGGCATGTCGTTTTTTCCCATTATGAATATTATGACAGGCTCCTTGATTCACTTTTGTGTGACAATTTCCTTGAACACCAGCGGGAATCTTTTGTCAGAGCGGCTGCGACATGGGTTCCCTACCCTTTTCAAAACAACATTCGTCACCTTCCGCCTGAGGTAAGATGGGATTGTGTGAAAGCACTTTTACCGGGAATGAGGTCTGAAAAAGCTCCAGCCAACTTTAAAGAATGGATTCTTAAAATATTCGGAGAAGGAATCGCCCGCTATTTCATGCTCCCTTATAACTTCAAGGTCTGGGCAACTCATCCCGAGGATATGGATTTCTCATGGATAGGTGAAAGAATAAGCATTGTTGACCTCCGCAGTGTCCTTAAAAATATTTTGCTTGAACGCGATCAGGTTTCATGGGGCCCCAATAATACTTTTAAATTCCCGTTGAAGGGTGGAACAGGTGAAATATACCGCAAACTTGCAGCTAGGTACGAAGATAATATCATCTACAATACCAAGGCAGTCCGCATTGATACCGCGCAGAAAATCATCACCGATCATCTCGGAAACAGTTTCAGCTACAACAATCTGTTAAGCACTCTTCCACTTGATCTGCTGGTTACAAAACTCATACCTGATTCAAAAACCAGCCTGATTAATGCTGCTGCTAAACTTAAACACAACAGTGTTTTTGTCGGCGGTATCGGTTTATCAGAATCCAGACCTGATTCCAGATGCTGGATGTATTTCCCTGAAAGGGACTGTCCTTTTTACAGAATGACAAATTTCCACAACTACTCCCCCAATAACACACCTGTGCCGGGTTCAGGCAGGGCTCTTATGTGTGAAGTCTCCCATTCAAATCAAAAACCTGAAAAACTCGATTCCATGCTTGCGGAAATAGAACAGGGGCTGGTCAACACCGGACTCATCGGCACAGCTGAGCGTAATAAAATTATTTCCAGATGGTCCATAAACGTTGATTATGGTTATCCTGTTCCTTGCTTAGAAAGAAACGAAGCGTTAAAACTACTTCAGCCGGAACTTGAAAAACTCGATATTTACTCCCGCGGTCGTTTCGGAGGATGGAAATATGAAGTCTCAAATATGGATCACTCGGTAATGCAGGGAGTTGAATGGGCTGATAGAATGGTTTCCGGCCAACCTGAAACCACTTACAGGATTTAA